The DNA region CAGCGACTTGACCAACTTTTTATAATTAAGTTTTCATAAGCACTTCTTAATATAAGTTATTGATTTACAGACGATTAAATATTAATTTAACGCAGTATTATATACTGAGTCCACTTTAAAAAGGGACATATTTTGAATCCAGTCTGGCCAGTGTGGTCATTCTGAGTGAAACATAGCAATCGGCTCCGCTGGTGAATATCTTTCGAGAAATCGCTTTGAAAGAGCCGAAAGCTTCTCTAATAGGCCCGAAAAGGGCAAATATCGATCTTTGAAATGTTGAAATCTGGAATTTTACCATCCTTCGGAGGTTCATCCACATACATCTGCTATATGCATGCATACGATGTTTGAGCAAACCCCTATATCGGGTCTTGCCATTACGTGTATGAAAACTGTATTGGAACATGGCAGCTTCTACGTTATTCCGTTTAAGCTGTTCCTCCAAAGGAAGGCTTTCTATCTGCTTCCTTAGCTGATAGGCTTTAATGTCTTTGTCTTCAAAGTAACGCCAACCGGTTTTGTTGTTCCATGGGATTCTCCATCGCTTTCTGGAGCCTTGCTTTGTGACGGCTTTGACGGCCTCATAGGTGTTGCCAGTAGCAATTTCCCTGATGGTCAGACCATCCTCGTCATGTGGTATCAGTTCCCATCTACAGCCACCTTGCATCTTACCTGTCTTGAGTTGCATGGCATTGTGGTTCTTTGCAAACTCTCGATTGTCTGGACTTTGATAGGCACCATCTGCATACAGGTCTTCAATGGTAGAATCCGTGACACGTTCACTGTTTTCCACAGCCTCCTGAAGGAAATGGCAGTCTGCAAATACTGCAGTTTCAACCTGAACGGAAGTGATGATGTTAGGCTTGCCTTCCTCTACAGTCTCTGTGATGTTGGTCACGTAGCCTTGCACCTTCTGGTCATTCTTGGCACGATAGGTTGCATCAGGATCGTTAGGATTCTGAAGACTGTCTGCCTTTACCTCCTTCTTGTCTCGAAGAACAGCCTTTCCGTCCTTTACGGCATACTGTTCAGCAAACAGACGTTGAAGAAGATCATGTGCAGGGGAAGTGGCAGGAAAAGTTGCCAGCATCTCCATGATGAAATTGCCAATTCTGGCAAGATTGCTCTGAAGCGTATCGGAATCAGAGCGGTAAACGGTCTTGGAGGAATCCTCTTTCAAGTATTCCTTTGCCCGCTCTTCCTGCTCTGGGGATAGGTCGGAAAGCGTGCATGTCTTGAGGAACTTGACCAAAGTTGTATGTATCAGTTCATAACGAGACTGGCGAGCGATATTGCTGCCGATAAGCTTACTATCCATACGGACGCACTTGCCTGATATCTTGAGAAGACGTACCTGATTGCCAGCAAGCTGTTCGAAGCAGAACTGCATCAGATCTATACCAGTTCTTTCCTGATATTCGCAGATGCGGCGGCGAAAAAGATAATAGGTATCTATTGATGGAGTAACATCTGTCAGAAGTTCCATGCCAAGAGCCTTTCTGGTAAGAAGATCAAACTCGCACTTCTCGAACAGATCCTCATCACTACAA from Segatella copri includes:
- a CDS encoding transposase; the protein is MQLGSRASKKYSDPNAWYNQFYSLVTTKINEEIFKPLFPEGKKCGRPNASIRILVAMSALKEGFGCSDEDLFEKCEFDLLTRKALGMELLTDVTPSIDTYYLFRRRICEYQERTGIDLMQFCFEQLAGNQVRLLKISGKCVRMDSKLIGSNIARQSRYELIHTTLVKFLKTCTLSDLSPEQEERAKEYLKEDSSKTVYRSDSDTLQSNLARIGNFIMEMLATFPATSPAHDLLQRLFAEQYAVKDGKAVLRDKKEVKADSLQNPNDPDATYRAKNDQKVQGYVTNITETVEEGKPNIITSVQVETAVFADCHFLQEAVENSERVTDSTIEDLYADGAYQSPDNREFAKNHNAMQLKTGKMQGGCRWELIPHDEDGLTIREIATGNTYEAVKAVTKQGSRKRWRIPWNNKTGWRYFEDKDIKAYQLRKQIESLPLEEQLKRNNVEAAMFQYSFHTRNGKTRYRGLLKHRMHAYSRCMWMNLRRMVKFQISTFQRSIFALFGPIREAFGSFKAISRKIFTSGADCYVSLRMTTLARLDSKYVPF